The following coding sequences are from one Lemur catta isolate mLemCat1 chromosome 16, mLemCat1.pri, whole genome shotgun sequence window:
- the GALR1 gene encoding galanin receptor type 1 — translation MEPAAANLSEGNGSWPEPPAAAEQRPLFGIGVENFITLVVFGLIFALGVLGNSLVITVLARSKPGKPRSTTNLFILNLSVADLAYLLFCIPFQATVYALPTWVLGAFICKFVHYFFTVSMLVSIFTLAAMSVDRYVAIVHSRRASALRVSRNALLGVGFIWALSVAMASPMAYHQGLFHPNASNQTFCWEHWPNKRHKKAYVVCTFVFGYLLPLLLICFCYAKVLNHLHKKLKNMSKKSEASKKKTAQTVLVVVVVFGVSWLPHHVIHLWAEFGQFPLTPASFLFRVAAHCLAYSNSSVNPIIYAFLSENFRKAYKQVFKCHVRKESSLSDNRENKSRIDTPPSTNCTHV, via the exons ATGGAGCCGGCGGCTGCGAACCTCAGCGAGGGGAACGGGAGCTGGCCGGAGCCCCCAGCGGCGGCGGAGCAGAGGCCGCTCTTCGGCATCGGCGTGGAGAACTTCATCACGCTGGTGGTCTTCGGCCTGATCTTCGCGCTGGGCGTGCTGGGCAACAGCCTGGTGATCACGGTGCTGGCGCGCAGCAAGCCGGGCAAGCCCCGCAGCACCACCAACCTGTTCATCCTCAACCTGAGCGTCGCGGACCTGGCCTACCTGCTCTTCTGCATCCCCTTCCAGGCCACGGTGTACGCGCTGCCCACCTGGGTGCTGGGCGCCTTCATCTGCAAGTTCGTCCACTACTTCTTCACCGTCTCCATGCTGGTCAGCATCTTCACGCTGGCGGCGATGTCCGTGGACCGCTACGTCGCCATCGTGCACTCGCGGCGCGCCTCCGCCCTGAGGGTGTCCCGCAACGCGCTGCTGGGCGTGGGCTTCATCTGGGCGCTGTCCGTCGCCATGGCCTCGCCCATGGCCTACCACCAGGGCCTCTTCCACCCCAATGCCAGCAACCAGACCTTCTGCTGGGAGCACTGGCCCAACAAGCGCCACAAGAAGGCCTACGTGGTGTGCACCTTCGTCTTCGGCTACCTGCTGCCGCTTCTGCTCATCTGCTTCTGCTATGCCaag GTCCTTAATCATTTGCACAAAAAGTTGAAGAACATGTCAAAGAAGTCGGAAGCATCCAAGAAAAAG ACGGCTCAGACCGTCCTGGTGGTCGTCGTGGTCTTCGGCGTGTCCTGGCTGCCGCACCACGTCATCCACCTCTGGGCTGAGTTCGGCCAGTTCCCGCTGACGCCCGCGTCCTTCCTGTTCCGAGTGGCCGCCCACTGCCTGGCCTACAGCAATTCCTCGGTGAACCCCATCATCTACGCGTTTCTCTCCGAAAACTTCAGGAAGGCCTACAAGCAAGTGTTCAAGTGCCACGTCCGCAAAGAGTCGTCTCTCAGCGATAACAGAGAGAATAAAAGTCGAATAGACACTCCGCCATCAACCAACTGTACCCACGTGTGA